One Triticum dicoccoides isolate Atlit2015 ecotype Zavitan chromosome 4B, WEW_v2.0, whole genome shotgun sequence genomic window carries:
- the LOC119293338 gene encoding protein ZINC INDUCED FACILITATOR-LIKE 1-like, giving the protein MSSLEEALLQKPPPSVVVCHHAAAACHHEGCPGCAMDRRKESLRGRIPYKELFFVAATTLAGSLPITCLFPFMYFMVRDFNIAKREEDIGSYAGFLAASYMIGRAITSIFWGIAADRLGRKPVIVFSMLSVVILQIFFGLSTKYWMAIAARLLLGSLNGLLGPIKAYAIEVCQTEHQALGISVVNTVWGLGVVIGPGLGGYLAHPAEKYPETFSKESVFGRFPYLLPCLTVSIFAAIVLISCIWLLETIHKHKITEKDVRIVKALPSQQAHWDMPRKKSLLQNWPWMSTMLSYCLFGLHETAYSEILSIWAVSDRKYGGLSFSSGDIGQVLSVSGASLLVYQLIIYHWVNKFLGPLNSSRIASSLSILVLATFPFMTYLSGTKLSFALYAAAMTKSVLGITISCGMCLLQNNAVRQDQRGTANGIATTGMSFFKAVAPVGAGILFSWAQKRHDATFFPGDQVVFLMLVVVQLCGLISTFEPFLVLPPVEECR; this is encoded by the exons ATGAGCAGCCTGGAAGAAGCACTGCTGCAGAAGCCGCCCCCGTCGGTGGTTGTGTGCCACCACGCCGCCGCGGCCTGCCACCATGAGGGGTGCCCCGGGTGCGCCATGGACCGGAGGAAGGAGAGCCTCCGCGGGAGGATCCCTTACAAGGAGCTTTTCTTCGTCGCTGCCACCACTCTCGCTGGAT CTCTACCAATCACGTGCCTCTTCCCCTTCATGTATTTCATG GTTAGAGACTTCAACATTGCTAAAAGAGAGGAAGATATTGGATCCTATGCTGGTTTTCTTG CTGCTTCATACATGATTGGAAGAGCCATTACCTCGATATTTTGGGGTATTGCCGCAGATCGTCTCGGACGAAAGCCTGTAATTGTATTTTCAATGCTATCTGT GGTCATACTTCAGATATTCTTCGGGCTAAGTACAAAATATTGGATGGCGATTGCTGCAAGACTTCTCCTAGGTTCTCTAAATGGATTACTTGGACCAATTAAG GCTTATGCCATTGAAGTTTGTCAAACTGAACACCAAGCTCTTGGCATCTCAGTT GTGAATACCGTGTGGGGCTTGGGTGTTGTTATTGGTCCAGGTCTTGGTGGCTACCTTGCCCAC CCTGCTGAAAAATATCCAGAGACATTTTCCAAAGAGTCAGTTTTCGGGAG GTTCCCATATCTTTTACCTTGTCTCACTGTGTCAATCTTTGCTGCCATTGTTCTAATAAGTTGTATATGGCTTCTG GAGACTATACATAAACATAAGATTACTGAAAAGGATGTCAGAATAGTCAAAGCCTTGCCATCGCAACAGGCACATTGGGATATGCCTCGTAAGAAGAGTTTGCTTCAGAACTGGCCATGGATGTCAACTATGCTATCATATTGTTTGTTTGGTCTTCATGAAACGGCATATAGTGAG ATACTTTCCATATGGGCTGTGAGTGACAGAAAGTATGGCGGCCTTAGCTTCTCATCTGGAGATATTGGTCAGGTTCTTTCTGTGTCAG GTGCTAGTCTTCTTGTATATCAGCTTATAATTTATCATTGGGTTAATAAATTTCTCGGGCCACTCAATTCATCGCGCATTGCTTCC TCTCTATCTATTCTTGTACTCGCTACGTTCCCCTTTATGACATATCTATCGGGAACAAAACTGTCTTTCGCTCTTTACGCTGCAGCCATGACGAAAAGTGTTCTCGGA ATTACTATCAGTTGTGGAATGTGCCTTCTTCAGAACAATGCAGTG CGTCAAGACCAGAGAGGCACTGCAAATGGTATAGCGACAACCGGCATGTCGTTTTTCAAGGCAGTTGCTCCAGTAGGGGCAGGAATTCT ATTCTCATGGGCGCAAAAACGTCACGATGCCACCTTCTTCCCAG GTGATCAAGTGGTATTCTTGATGCTGGTTGTGGTGCAGCTCTGTGGACTGATATCTACCTTCGAGCCATTCCTGGTCTTGCCTCCAGTAGAAGAATGTCGGTAG